One region of Polaribacter pectinis genomic DNA includes:
- the topA gene encoding type I DNA topoisomerase produces MAKNLVIVESPAKAKTIEKFLGKDFQVESSYGHIADLPSKELGIDVDGDFSPKYIVSDDKKSVVKKLKSLAKKADTVWLASDEDREGEAIAWHLKEQLDLKDESTKRIVFHEITKNAILKAVENPRDIDYNMVNAQQARRVLDRLVGYELSPVLWRKVKGGLSAGRVQSVAVRLIVERERSIQDFKAETHYKVVAEFANNEGKTFKATIPKNFDSKKAAENFLKSCAKADFSIVDLTKKPAKKSPAAPFTTSTLQQEASRKLGFPVGKTMQVAQRLYEAGLITYMRTDSVNLSVDARNAAEEEISNYYGKEYSKQRVFKSKSKGAQEAHEAIRPTNMKMHSIDTEYDQTRLYDLIWKRTLASQMSDALLERTNMKIENSENSKIFTANGEMIKFEGFLKVYLEGNDNEDEEQAGMLPNLKVNEALEYNFINATQRFTSPPYRFTEASLVKQLEELGIGRPSTYAPTISTVQRRGYVEKGTNEGVEREYQQLILSGGNVETQTLTEKTGSDKNKLVPTDIGNIVNDFLVANFSNILDFGFTAKVENSFDDISEGNEDWTEMIKGFYHKFHDNVEDVKENADRESGERILGKHPESGKTVLVRLGKFGPIAQIGAPEDEEKSFASLNKDQNLGTITMEEALELFLLPKTLGTYEGEEVIVSNGRFGPYIKFGTMFVSLDKGENPMEVDLPRAEELIVAKQKADAPIYHYEDLPVQKGVGRFGPFIKWNGMFINVNKKYDFDNLSDDDIIELIEVKKQKEIDKVIHNWEDVGIRVEKARWGRYNVLKGKIKIELPKTTEIEKLSKDEAVKMIEAKTPKKKVAKRKTAAKKTSKKK; encoded by the coding sequence ATGGCAAAGAATTTAGTAATTGTAGAGTCACCAGCAAAAGCAAAAACCATCGAGAAGTTTCTTGGAAAAGATTTTCAGGTAGAATCGAGTTATGGGCACATTGCAGACTTACCTTCCAAAGAATTAGGAATAGATGTAGATGGAGATTTTAGTCCAAAATACATTGTTTCAGATGATAAAAAATCAGTCGTAAAAAAATTAAAATCATTAGCAAAAAAAGCAGACACTGTTTGGTTAGCGAGTGATGAGGATCGAGAAGGAGAAGCAATTGCTTGGCATTTAAAAGAGCAATTAGACTTAAAAGACGAGAGTACAAAACGTATCGTTTTTCATGAAATTACAAAAAACGCCATATTAAAAGCAGTCGAAAATCCAAGAGATATCGACTATAATATGGTAAATGCACAACAAGCGCGTAGAGTTTTAGACAGACTTGTTGGTTATGAATTATCGCCAGTTTTATGGCGTAAAGTTAAAGGTGGTTTATCTGCAGGTAGAGTACAATCTGTTGCAGTGCGTTTAATTGTAGAAAGAGAACGAAGCATTCAAGACTTTAAAGCAGAAACACATTATAAGGTAGTTGCAGAATTTGCTAATAATGAAGGGAAAACCTTTAAAGCAACCATTCCAAAGAATTTCGATTCTAAAAAAGCAGCAGAAAATTTCTTAAAATCGTGTGCAAAAGCAGATTTTTCAATTGTAGATTTAACAAAAAAACCAGCAAAGAAATCTCCAGCAGCACCATTTACAACTTCAACATTACAACAAGAGGCCTCTAGGAAATTAGGTTTTCCAGTAGGTAAAACTATGCAAGTTGCACAACGTTTGTATGAAGCCGGTTTAATTACATATATGAGAACAGATAGTGTAAACTTATCTGTAGATGCAAGAAACGCGGCCGAAGAAGAAATTAGCAATTATTACGGAAAAGAATATAGCAAACAACGTGTTTTTAAGTCGAAATCTAAAGGAGCGCAAGAAGCGCACGAAGCGATTAGACCTACAAACATGAAAATGCATTCTATTGATACAGAATACGACCAAACAAGATTATATGATTTAATTTGGAAGCGAACTTTAGCTTCACAAATGAGCGATGCCTTATTGGAACGTACAAATATGAAGATTGAGAATTCTGAAAACTCAAAGATTTTTACTGCAAATGGTGAAATGATAAAGTTTGAAGGTTTCTTAAAAGTGTATTTAGAAGGAAATGATAATGAAGATGAAGAGCAAGCTGGAATGTTACCAAATTTAAAGGTAAATGAAGCTTTAGAATACAATTTTATAAACGCAACACAGCGTTTTACGAGTCCACCTTATCGTTTTACAGAAGCATCTTTGGTAAAACAATTAGAAGAATTAGGAATTGGAAGACCATCTACGTATGCACCTACAATTTCTACAGTACAGAGAAGAGGTTATGTAGAAAAAGGAACAAATGAAGGTGTAGAGAGAGAATATCAGCAATTAATTTTATCTGGTGGAAATGTGGAAACACAAACTTTAACAGAAAAGACAGGTTCCGATAAAAATAAATTAGTTCCTACAGATATTGGGAATATCGTAAACGACTTTTTAGTCGCTAATTTTTCAAACATTTTAGATTTTGGTTTTACAGCTAAAGTCGAAAATTCTTTTGATGATATTTCTGAAGGAAATGAAGATTGGACAGAAATGATTAAAGGTTTCTATCACAAATTTCACGACAATGTAGAAGATGTAAAAGAAAATGCAGATAGAGAAAGTGGAGAACGTATTTTAGGAAAACACCCAGAATCTGGAAAAACAGTTTTGGTAAGACTTGGTAAATTCGGACCAATTGCACAAATTGGAGCGCCAGAAGACGAAGAAAAGTCTTTTGCAAGCTTGAATAAAGACCAGAATTTAGGAACCATAACAATGGAAGAAGCATTAGAATTGTTCTTGCTTCCTAAAACGTTAGGAACTTATGAAGGTGAAGAGGTAATTGTTTCTAACGGACGATTTGGGCCTTATATCAAATTCGGAACCATGTTTGTTTCTTTAGATAAAGGTGAAAACCCAATGGAGGTAGATTTGCCAAGAGCAGAAGAATTAATTGTTGCAAAGCAAAAAGCAGATGCACCAATTTATCATTATGAAGATTTGCCTGTACAAAAAGGAGTTGGACGTTTTGGGCCATTTATAAAATGGAACGGAATGTTTATCAACGTAAATAAAAAATACGATTTCGATAATCTTTCAGATGATGATATTATTGAGTTAATTGAAGTAAAGAAGCAGAAAGAGATCGATAAAGTAATTCATAATTGGGAAGATGTTGGTATTCGCGTGGAAAAAGCACGTTGGGGAAGGTATAATGTTCTAAAAGGAAAAATTAAAATTGAGTTGCCTAAAACCACCGAAATTGAGAAACTTTCTAAAGATGAAGCAGTTAAGATGATAGAGGCAAAAACGCCAAAGAAAAAAGTAGCTAAAAGAAAAACTGCAGCCAAAAAAACCAGCAAAAAGAAGTAG